The Cetobacterium sp. ZOR0034 genome has a segment encoding these proteins:
- the glpK gene encoding glycerol kinase GlpK, with protein MKYIIALDQGTTSSRAIIFDEQQNIIASAQKEFKQIYPKEGWVEHDPMEIWASQSGVLAEAMAQSGVSQHDVIGIGITNQRETTIVWNKVTGKPVYNAIVWQCRRTAHICDDLKAKGLAEYIRDNTGLVVDAYFSGTKIKWILDNVEGAREQAERGELLFGTVDTWLIWKLTNGKSHATDYTNASRTMIYNIKDLCWDEKLLDELNIPKSMLPEVKDSSGTFGYANLGGKGGHRIPICGVAGDQQAALFGQACFEKGEAKNTYGTGCFMLMNTGEKMYQSKNGLLTTIAIGLDGKVQYALEGSIFVAGAAVQWLRDELKLITDSKDTEYFASKVKDNGGVYFVPAFVGLGTPHWDMYARGAILGLTRGANKNHIIRATLESIAYQTRDVLETMQADSGIELKALKVDGGASANNFLMQFQADIIGKEVHRPSTVETTALGAAYLAGLAVGFWNDKNEIKKNWCLETTFSPNMNEEERNLKHKKWKKAVERSLNWELD; from the coding sequence ATGAAATATATAATTGCATTAGATCAAGGAACAACTAGTTCAAGAGCTATAATTTTTGATGAGCAACAAAATATAATTGCAAGTGCACAAAAAGAGTTTAAACAAATCTATCCTAAAGAGGGATGGGTTGAACACGACCCTATGGAAATATGGGCTAGTCAAAGTGGTGTCTTAGCTGAAGCCATGGCTCAATCAGGAGTATCTCAGCATGATGTTATCGGTATTGGTATCACAAACCAAAGAGAAACTACAATCGTTTGGAATAAAGTTACTGGTAAACCTGTTTATAACGCTATTGTTTGGCAATGTAGAAGAACAGCCCACATCTGTGATGATTTAAAAGCTAAGGGATTAGCTGAATATATAAGAGACAACACTGGATTAGTTGTTGATGCTTATTTCTCTGGAACTAAAATTAAATGGATTTTAGATAATGTTGAAGGAGCTAGAGAACAAGCTGAAAGAGGAGAACTTCTTTTTGGTACTGTTGACACTTGGTTAATTTGGAAACTTACTAACGGTAAATCACATGCAACAGATTATACAAATGCATCAAGAACAATGATATATAATATAAAAGATCTTTGCTGGGATGAAAAGCTTTTAGACGAATTAAACATTCCAAAATCTATGCTACCTGAAGTTAAGGATTCAAGTGGAACATTTGGTTATGCTAATCTTGGTGGAAAAGGTGGACATAGAATCCCTATTTGTGGGGTTGCCGGAGATCAACAAGCTGCTTTATTCGGTCAAGCTTGTTTTGAAAAAGGAGAAGCTAAAAACACTTACGGAACTGGATGCTTCATGCTTATGAATACAGGTGAAAAAATGTATCAAAGTAAAAATGGACTTCTAACTACAATCGCTATTGGATTAGATGGAAAAGTACAGTACGCCCTTGAAGGAAGTATCTTCGTAGCTGGTGCTGCTGTTCAATGGTTAAGAGATGAGTTAAAACTAATAACAGATTCTAAAGATACTGAGTATTTTGCAAGTAAAGTTAAAGATAATGGTGGAGTTTATTTCGTTCCAGCATTTGTTGGATTAGGAACTCCTCACTGGGATATGTATGCTAGAGGGGCAATCTTAGGTCTTACTAGAGGAGCTAATAAAAATCATATTATCAGAGCCACTTTAGAATCTATAGCATATCAAACTAGAGATGTTTTAGAAACTATGCAAGCTGACTCTGGAATTGAATTAAAAGCACTTAAAGTCGACGGTGGAGCATCTGCTAATAACTTCTTAATGCAGTTCCAAGCCGATATAATAGGTAAAGAAGTTCATAGACCATCTACAGTTGAAACAACAGCATTAGGAGCAGCTTACCTTGCTGGTCTTGCAGTTGGATTCTGGAATGATAAAAATGAGATTAAGAAAAACTGGTGTTTAGAAACTACTTTCTCTCCTAACATGAACGAAGAAGAGAGAAATTTAAAACATAAAAAGTGGAAAAAAGCTGTTGAAAGATCTTTAAATTGGGAGCTTGACTAA